One Aciduliprofundum boonei T469 genomic region harbors:
- a CDS encoding MTAP family purine nucleoside phosphorylase — MIGIIGGSGLYDGIEGIDGKEKIEKTEYGDVKVFIGDNFAFVSRHSNPPKPPHRVNYHANIMAFRELNVKNIVAISTVGSLKDNIKPGSFLLPANLLDFTNRVWTYHDNELYHVNMYEPFCKELREKINEKLSIPVGGTYATMKGPQFETAAEANMLRILGADIVGMTVAPEAKLAKELNLCYQPICIVVNYVDGKTSHKENLKVMKELNEQLKKLIQELSNFA; from the coding sequence ATGATAGGAATAATAGGTGGAAGCGGGTTATACGATGGAATTGAAGGTATAGACGGCAAGGAGAAAATTGAGAAAACAGAGTATGGAGATGTAAAGGTTTTCATAGGTGATAACTTTGCATTTGTATCCCGCCATAGTAATCCTCCAAAGCCCCCACACAGGGTCAATTACCACGCCAATATAATGGCATTCAGAGAATTAAATGTGAAAAATATAGTTGCAATAAGCACTGTAGGCTCATTGAAGGATAATATAAAGCCCGGGAGTTTCCTGCTGCCCGCTAATTTGCTTGATTTTACAAATAGGGTATGGACATATCACGACAATGAGCTGTACCATGTGAACATGTACGAGCCATTTTGCAAAGAATTAAGAGAAAAAATTAACGAAAAATTGAGCATCCCTGTAGGTGGCACATACGCAACCATGAAAGGCCCCCAATTTGAAACGGCTGCAGAGGCGAATATGCTAAGAATTTTAGGAGCCGATATAGTTGGTATGACCGTTGCTCCAGAAGCAAAACTTGCAAAAGAACTCAATTTATGCTATCAACCTATCTGCATCGTGGTAAATTATGTAGATGGAAAAACTTCTCATAAAGAAAACTTGAAAGTTATGAAAGAACTGAATGAACAATTGAAAAAGCTCATCCAGGAACTTTCCAATTTTGCATAG
- the mptA gene encoding GTP cyclohydrolase MptA → MYPDVQGLQPEKRYKITRVGVKNVVKPIFVKRGDKTVTLVTTIDIFVDLPPSKKGSDMSRNMEVISEILEESITTPCTGIENLASKIVKKVMRKHEYATYAEVNLKADYFLERKTPLGRKTIERYGLIGRAKMDESGVKKMVGVEVVGMTACPCAMETVRTILKEKYKDSLLNEIPVPTHNQRNMATVMLEVPEGYEIEANDLIEIIENSVSSPTYEILKRRDEGEVVLRAHENPKFVEDVVREILHRILQKYKQLPDDVLIIVRSESEESIHKHNAFAERITTLGELKK, encoded by the coding sequence ATGTATCCTGATGTTCAAGGTCTTCAGCCAGAAAAAAGGTACAAGATAACCCGCGTAGGAGTTAAGAATGTGGTAAAGCCCATATTCGTTAAGAGGGGGGATAAAACAGTCACTCTTGTAACAACGATAGACATATTCGTGGATTTACCACCATCAAAGAAGGGCTCCGATATGTCTCGCAATATGGAGGTCATATCTGAGATTTTAGAAGAGAGTATAACTACTCCGTGCACAGGCATAGAAAACTTAGCAAGCAAGATAGTAAAGAAGGTTATGAGAAAACATGAATATGCGACTTATGCCGAGGTTAATTTAAAGGCTGATTATTTCCTTGAAAGAAAAACCCCTTTAGGAAGAAAAACAATAGAGAGGTATGGGCTCATAGGAAGGGCGAAAATGGATGAGAGCGGGGTAAAAAAAATGGTTGGGGTTGAAGTTGTTGGTATGACTGCATGCCCATGTGCAATGGAGACTGTTAGAACTATTCTAAAAGAGAAATACAAAGATTCTTTGCTCAACGAGATACCCGTGCCAACCCATAACCAGAGAAACATGGCGACTGTGATGCTCGAAGTTCCAGAAGGATATGAAATCGAAGCAAACGATTTGATAGAAATCATAGAAAATTCTGTTTCTTCTCCAACCTATGAAATTCTTAAAAGAAGAGATGAAGGAGAGGTCGTGCTGAGAGCGCATGAGAATCCAAAGTTCGTTGAAGATGTTGTAAGGGAGATACTCCATAGAATATTGCAGAAGTACAAACAACTTCCAGATGATGTGTTAATAATAGTGAGGAGTGAAAGTGAGGAGAGTATACACAAACACAATGCCTTCGCAGAGCGCATCACGACTTTGGGAGAGTTGAAAAAATGA
- a CDS encoding pitrilysin family protein, whose product MKVKSVNGPKKLANVLLSVNVGWSHEPVGMRGISHFLEHSVFLGSGEHPEPDMDVGKYGVMLNGETQADRTNFFFSSLPEDAEDVLEILLSLVYHPSFPPEKVEEEKESKIIPAVVKESDFYPWELAYEWARNLIFEWDFRYSMGTEDEFRSIGIEELREWHRKHYHSGNSLLLASEGIDIPNITIPEGHSRPEVQRIVYGEREKIIEKDMKNAEIVCAFPLDKYDIRTYLLSILLGNYATSRLWREFHRDAYMVESKVEWHNGKGGFFLYVGANSRDFKSICERMENLLEGLHFTGEEVEIAKKIFAIEILERDNSVYRMESILNIDPELRFGSVEKILGAIGELELHDVDEYAYQVLNLEEMRRVVVK is encoded by the coding sequence ATGAAAGTTAAATCTGTGAATGGACCCAAGAAACTCGCCAATGTTTTGCTAAGCGTGAATGTTGGCTGGAGCCATGAGCCCGTGGGAATGAGAGGAATATCCCATTTTCTCGAGCATTCTGTTTTTCTCGGAAGTGGTGAGCATCCAGAGCCCGATATGGATGTGGGAAAATATGGAGTTATGCTAAATGGGGAGACGCAAGCGGATAGAACGAATTTCTTCTTTTCATCCCTTCCTGAAGATGCTGAAGATGTTTTGGAGATTCTATTGTCTCTCGTTTACCATCCATCATTTCCACCCGAGAAGGTAGAGGAGGAGAAAGAGAGCAAAATAATTCCTGCCGTTGTAAAAGAGAGCGATTTCTATCCATGGGAATTAGCTTATGAATGGGCTCGCAACCTAATTTTTGAATGGGATTTCAGGTACAGTATGGGAACAGAGGATGAGTTCCGCAGCATAGGAATTGAGGAGTTAAGGGAATGGCACAGGAAACACTATCACTCGGGAAATTCTCTTCTTCTTGCTTCTGAGGGTATTGATATTCCAAACATTACCATACCTGAGGGGCACAGCAGACCTGAAGTGCAGAGAATAGTATATGGGGAAAGGGAGAAAATAATTGAAAAGGATATGAAAAACGCTGAAATCGTGTGCGCATTTCCTTTGGACAAATATGATATTCGCACATATCTTCTAAGCATCTTACTCGGAAACTATGCAACCTCCAGGCTGTGGAGAGAGTTTCATAGGGATGCGTACATGGTTGAATCGAAAGTGGAATGGCACAATGGAAAAGGAGGATTTTTCCTCTATGTGGGGGCAAATTCCCGTGATTTTAAGAGTATATGCGAGAGAATGGAGAATCTATTGGAGGGTTTGCATTTTACTGGTGAGGAAGTGGAAATAGCGAAGAAAATTTTTGCAATAGAAATACTGGAGAGAGATAACAGTGTTTATAGGATGGAAAGCATTTTAAATATTGATCCCGAGTTGAGATTTGGAAGTGTGGAAAAAATTTTGGGTGCAATAGGGGAATTGGAATTGCACGATGTCGATGAGTACGCTTATCAAGTTTTAAATTTAGAAGAAATGAGGAGAGTTGTGGTGAAGTAA